The proteins below come from a single Syntrophorhabdales bacterium genomic window:
- a CDS encoding cobalamin-dependent protein (Presence of a B(12) (cobalamin)-binding domain implies dependence on cobalamin itself, in one of its several forms, or in some unusual lineages, dependence on a cobalamin-like analog.): MSIKQRIKVLVSVIGLDGHFTGAEIVSRSLMDAGMEVVYLGIYQTPEMIVNAAIQESVDVIGISSHASNYDQIHLLIDLLKKNNMSHIPVICGGAIPKQHAEALIKKGVSKVFPPQSTSDSIVEYIVSTVTKERT, translated from the coding sequence ATGAGCATCAAACAGCGAATCAAAGTCCTCGTATCAGTTATCGGGCTTGACGGGCATTTCACGGGTGCGGAAATCGTATCCCGCTCTCTGATGGATGCCGGAATGGAAGTGGTATATCTCGGCATTTATCAAACCCCGGAGATGATAGTCAATGCAGCTATCCAGGAGAGCGTGGACGTAATCGGTATAAGCAGCCATGCTTCGAACTACGATCAAATACACCTTCTGATAGATTTACTGAAAAAGAACAACATGAGTCACATTCCGGTAATTTGCGGAGGCGCCATACCGAAACAACACGCTGAGGCACTGATAAAAAAAGGCGTGTCCAAGGTATTTCCGCCTCAGAGCACCTCCGATTCAATTGTGGAGTACATTGTTTCCACGGTAACAAAAGAGAGAACATAG
- the meaB gene encoding methylmalonyl Co-A mutase-associated GTPase MeaB, whose product MVDHIVEKIVSGDVRAGAKLLRDIDDGAGGTREILKRLHSHTGKAYIIGITGAPGVGKSTVVDQMIRALRKNRKTVGVLAIDPTSPLTGGAILGDRVRMQRHSLDEGVFIRSLATRGQFGGLTQSTRSAIDVLDAMGKDYIVVETVGVGQDEIDIAKSAHTTVIVVVPGMGDHVQAIKAGIFEVGDIFLVNKADRPDAEKTMNDLSAMIDITKKKFKKEGWQPPILMAEAINNKGILELLHEIEKHRENRKALSRESALRHETARARVELVDMIKSRLVEEALNHITDSPEFKKCLDSIIEGTKDPYSACDELLSTKLHLLE is encoded by the coding sequence ATGGTTGATCATATTGTCGAAAAGATTGTCAGCGGCGATGTCAGAGCCGGCGCAAAGTTACTCCGTGATATAGATGACGGAGCCGGGGGCACCCGAGAAATCCTGAAACGCCTTCACAGTCATACCGGAAAAGCCTATATAATCGGGATCACCGGCGCTCCCGGGGTCGGCAAGAGCACCGTGGTGGATCAAATGATCCGAGCATTGAGAAAAAACAGGAAAACAGTGGGGGTGCTCGCCATAGATCCGACCAGCCCCTTGACTGGTGGAGCTATACTTGGGGACCGTGTCCGTATGCAGCGGCACAGTCTGGATGAGGGCGTGTTTATTCGCTCGCTGGCGACCCGAGGTCAGTTTGGCGGGCTGACCCAATCCACGCGTTCGGCGATCGATGTGTTGGATGCCATGGGCAAAGATTACATCGTTGTCGAGACGGTAGGAGTCGGCCAGGACGAAATCGATATTGCGAAAAGCGCTCATACAACGGTGATCGTCGTGGTGCCGGGCATGGGGGATCATGTTCAGGCCATCAAGGCCGGGATCTTTGAGGTGGGGGATATCTTTCTGGTCAACAAAGCTGATCGGCCGGATGCTGAAAAGACGATGAATGACCTCAGTGCAATGATTGATATCACAAAGAAGAAGTTCAAGAAAGAAGGTTGGCAGCCCCCCATTCTTATGGCTGAAGCCATCAACAACAAGGGTATCCTCGAACTGCTGCACGAAATCGAAAAGCACCGGGAAAACCGGAAAGCCTTGTCGCGCGAGTCGGCACTTCGCCATGAAACAGCCAGGGCGCGTGTCGAACTGGTGGACATGATAAAAAGCAGGCTCGTTGAAGAGGCGTTGAACCACATAACCGACAGCCCTGAATTCAAGAAGTGCCTGGATAGCATCATCGAGGGCACCAAAGACCCGTATTCCGCATGTGATGAGTTGTTATCAACAAAACTGCACTTGCTCGAGTGA